A stretch of the Paenibacillus dendritiformis genome encodes the following:
- a CDS encoding dynamin family protein, whose translation MLDLNAKQTAAATTAGLSSMEAWLEHTAERFRETGDSARSRQMLDLLGKWRDGTIILAFCGHFSAGKSTVINRLCGAELLPSSPIPTSANVVTVRYGKRRADIVRRDGEQSIVVSVPVEQLAEVCRDGENVERVYLYNEAEWLKPGAALLDTPGVDSADPAHREATEAAMHLADVVFYVTDYNHVQSEYNFAFAKEVADAGKPLIWIVNQIDKHREREIAFDTYRDDVKRALDAWQLKPAAIFYVSLKEPDHPLNEWTALERYMLRIVEDKEELIRFGVERAARELAVSHIAMRIRPIEQARQAWMEALGGTEAAQALKERWEARQAAVRAAEAEAQSVSSAFQEALQKLLRDANITPAATRDLAQSYLEARMPGFRVGLFFSAAKTEQERERRLAAFADAWREGIRANVEVHVLRMIRDAARAAGLDEGKAAAEMEAALPALDGPWLAQAVQPGAGAPSEYTLNYCRALADDARSLIRRAVLAQAEPYLAAQRARLEREAEAERVQAGELSAELAEDMRLAGQEQALAEERAALLASWESVRSIEADDPQRLLPPVERLQTRRPPAESSAAAEAAPPALRRPKPAAAEAPAGAAVQAAGARRLLRDAAHRLTRAAQALEPLPALRPLAQGLRDKAARLEANRFTVALFGAFSAGKSSFANALMGQDALPVSPNPTTAAINTIAAPAGEHPHGTARITMKSAAKLLDDVRFALESMGEREAAAMEMDEALKALERHSPETLHPTGRPHYSFIQAVKRGYDDARPHLGAALDVGWEEYRAYVKDEWKSAFVERIDLYLDSPLTREGFVLVDTPGADSINARHTGVSFNYMKNADIILFVTYYNHAFSQADRQFLTQLGRVKDAFELDKMFFLVNASDLAASEEELDGVVSYVSDRLTEFGIRRPRLFPVSSLRGLEARLSGNPEEWQASGLAAFEEQFLRFASDDLAGLSAEVSRQELRRVLSQLQAMWDAAHADASERARQAEHIRLAAAECEARVREWLHADERARLEQEADELLYHVRQRMLYRFNDSFAYAFNPASLRQDARGGDAALERCYREWLRLFRKELSNELYATSLRLEQAAKRIIQNQRARLTEYCEQHLPGFALAAEPLESWPTPEVQEPAEPADASVRWLRSYFRSAKAFFEGGGREELRRALEEKASQAIQRTVRDHRDAFAEHALQQMDQTVRQLRGQWEAALRTHAERLDEASRTDYDAEPLREAIEAVRSTLS comes from the coding sequence ATGCTGGACTTGAATGCAAAGCAAACGGCCGCAGCAACGACAGCAGGACTTAGCTCCATGGAAGCGTGGCTCGAACATACGGCGGAACGGTTCCGCGAGACAGGAGATTCCGCCCGGAGCCGGCAAATGCTTGATTTGCTCGGCAAATGGCGGGACGGCACTATCATTTTGGCGTTCTGCGGGCATTTTTCCGCCGGCAAATCGACGGTTATCAATCGGCTGTGCGGAGCGGAGCTGCTGCCGTCCAGTCCGATTCCGACGAGCGCGAACGTGGTGACCGTCCGCTATGGCAAGCGGCGGGCCGACATTGTGCGCAGAGACGGGGAACAATCGATCGTCGTCTCCGTGCCGGTTGAACAACTGGCGGAGGTATGCCGCGACGGAGAGAACGTGGAACGGGTCTATCTGTACAATGAAGCCGAGTGGCTGAAGCCCGGGGCGGCTCTGCTCGATACGCCCGGAGTCGATTCGGCCGATCCGGCCCATCGGGAAGCGACGGAAGCGGCCATGCACTTGGCTGATGTCGTATTCTATGTGACCGATTACAATCATGTTCAATCCGAATATAATTTTGCGTTCGCGAAGGAAGTGGCCGATGCCGGCAAGCCGCTCATCTGGATCGTGAACCAGATAGACAAGCACCGCGAGCGCGAGATCGCGTTCGACACTTACCGGGATGACGTGAAGCGGGCGTTGGATGCCTGGCAGCTCAAGCCGGCTGCCATCTTCTATGTCAGCTTGAAGGAGCCGGATCACCCGCTTAATGAATGGACGGCATTGGAGCGATACATGCTCCGCATCGTTGAAGACAAGGAGGAGTTGATCCGGTTCGGCGTGGAGCGGGCCGCGAGGGAACTGGCCGTCTCGCATATCGCGATGCGTATCAGGCCGATCGAGCAGGCGCGGCAGGCATGGATGGAAGCGCTGGGCGGCACGGAAGCGGCACAGGCGCTGAAGGAGCGCTGGGAGGCGCGGCAGGCAGCCGTGCGCGCCGCAGAGGCCGAAGCGCAATCCGTGTCTTCGGCCTTCCAGGAGGCGCTGCAGAAGCTGCTGCGCGATGCGAACATTACGCCGGCGGCGACACGCGACCTGGCTCAATCGTATTTGGAGGCGCGCATGCCCGGCTTCCGTGTCGGGCTGTTCTTCTCCGCCGCGAAGACCGAGCAGGAGCGCGAGCGGCGCCTCGCCGCCTTCGCGGACGCTTGGCGGGAAGGAATCCGCGCCAATGTGGAGGTCCATGTGCTGCGCATGATCCGGGATGCGGCTCGCGCCGCCGGCTTGGACGAGGGGAAGGCGGCCGCGGAGATGGAAGCGGCGCTGCCGGCGCTGGATGGCCCGTGGCTGGCGCAAGCGGTTCAGCCCGGGGCAGGGGCCCCGTCGGAGTATACGCTCAATTATTGCCGCGCGCTCGCCGACGATGCGCGCTCGCTGATACGCCGCGCCGTCCTGGCTCAGGCGGAGCCGTACCTCGCTGCGCAGCGGGCCCGGCTGGAGCGGGAAGCGGAGGCGGAGCGGGTGCAGGCCGGCGAGTTGAGCGCCGAGCTGGCGGAAGATATGCGGCTGGCCGGGCAGGAGCAGGCGCTCGCGGAAGAGCGCGCCGCGCTGCTCGCCTCGTGGGAGTCTGTCCGTTCCATTGAAGCGGACGACCCGCAGCGCTTGCTGCCGCCGGTGGAGCGGCTGCAGACGCGCCGTCCGCCGGCGGAGTCCTCCGCGGCGGCGGAGGCGGCGCCGCCCGCGCTGCGCAGGCCGAAGCCGGCCGCAGCGGAAGCGCCAGCGGGCGCGGCTGTGCAAGCCGCCGGGGCGCGCCGGCTGCTGCGCGATGCGGCGCATCGGCTGACCCGGGCCGCGCAGGCGCTGGAGCCGCTGCCGGCGTTGCGCCCGCTCGCGCAAGGGCTGCGCGACAAGGCCGCCCGGCTTGAGGCGAACCGGTTCACGGTCGCCTTGTTCGGGGCGTTCAGCGCCGGGAAATCGTCGTTCGCCAACGCCCTGATGGGCCAGGACGCGCTTCCGGTGTCGCCGAATCCGACGACGGCTGCGATCAATACAATCGCGGCGCCGGCCGGAGAGCATCCGCATGGCACGGCGCGCATTACGATGAAGAGCGCGGCGAAGCTGCTCGATGATGTCCGCTTCGCACTGGAGAGCATGGGGGAGCGCGAGGCTGCCGCCATGGAAATGGATGAGGCGCTCAAGGCGCTGGAACGGCATTCGCCGGAGACGCTGCATCCGACCGGGCGTCCGCATTACAGCTTCATTCAGGCGGTCAAGCGCGGATATGACGACGCGCGCCCGCATCTCGGAGCGGCGCTTGATGTCGGCTGGGAGGAATACCGCGCCTATGTCAAGGATGAATGGAAATCCGCTTTCGTCGAGCGGATCGATCTGTATCTGGACAGCCCGCTTACCCGGGAAGGGTTCGTGCTCGTCGATACGCCGGGCGCTGACTCCATCAATGCCCGTCATACCGGCGTGTCCTTCAATTATATGAAAAATGCGGATATCATCCTGTTCGTGACCTATTACAACCATGCCTTTTCCCAAGCGGATCGCCAGTTCCTGACCCAACTCGGCCGGGTGAAAGACGCTTTCGAGCTGGATAAAATGTTCTTCCTCGTCAATGCTTCGGATCTGGCTGCATCCGAGGAGGAGTTGGATGGAGTGGTAAGCTACGTCTCGGATCGGCTGACGGAATTCGGCATCCGCCGTCCGCGCTTGTTCCCGGTCTCGAGCCTGCGGGGACTGGAAGCTCGGCTCTCGGGCAATCCGGAAGAATGGCAGGCTTCCGGCCTTGCCGCTTTCGAAGAGCAGTTCCTCCGCTTCGCCTCGGATGATCTGGCCGGCCTGAGCGCGGAAGTATCCCGCCAGGAGCTGCGCAGAGTGTTGTCGCAGCTGCAGGCGATGTGGGACGCCGCGCATGCGGACGCATCGGAGCGGGCGCGCCAGGCGGAGCATATCCGGCTGGCTGCCGCCGAATGCGAGGCGCGCGTCCGCGAATGGCTGCATGCCGACGAGCGCGCCCGGCTGGAGCAGGAAGCCGACGAGCTGTTGTACCACGTTCGGCAGCGGATGCTATACCGGTTCAACGACAGCTTCGCGTACGCGTTCAATCCGGCCTCCCTGCGGCAGGACGCCCGCGGCGGCGATGCGGCGCTGGAACGGTGCTATCGCGAATGGCTGCGCCTGTTCCGTAAGGAGCTGTCCAACGAGCTGTATGCGACATCCCTCCGCTTGGAGCAGGCGGCGAAGCGAATCATACAGAATCAGCGCGCGCGTCTCACCGAGTATTGCGAGCAGCATCTTCCAGGCTTCGCCTTGGCGGCGGAACCGCTGGAATCATGGCCGACTCCGGAGGTACAGGAGCCAGCCGAGCCGGCGGATGCATCGGTCCGTTGGCTGCGCTCTTATTTCCGCAGCGCCAAAGCGTTCTTCGAAGGAGGCGGACGCGAGGAGCTGCGGCGGGCGCTTGAAGAAAAAGCATCGCAAGCGATTCAAAGGACGGTACGCGACCATCGCGACGCCTTCGCGGAGCATGCGCTGCAGCAGATGGACCAGACCGTCCGGCAGCTGCGCGGGCAATGGGAGGCTGCGCTTCGCACCCATGCCGAGCGTCTGGACGAGGCATCGCGGACAGATTATGACGCGGAGCCGCTGCGCGAAGCGATCGAAGCGGTGCGGAGCACGTTGAGCTGA
- a CDS encoding NAD/NADP transhydrogenase alpha subunit: MKCISVYTNDFEQFSDIYEAIIQTPPQEDEEKEVEGVTIYGAGEVPAQYVDRMRQKRGVVVMKVKDLGITILQHGEQFEIILPEQ; this comes from the coding sequence ATGAAATGCATTTCTGTCTATACGAATGATTTTGAGCAGTTTTCCGATATCTATGAGGCCATCATTCAGACTCCGCCGCAGGAGGATGAAGAGAAGGAAGTGGAAGGCGTCACGATATACGGAGCTGGCGAGGTGCCTGCGCAATATGTGGATCGCATGCGCCAGAAGCGGGGGGTCGTCGTGATGAAGGTGAAGGATTTGGGCATCACGATATTGCAGCACGGCGAGCAATTTGAAATTATCCTCCCGGAACAATAA
- the nth gene encoding endonuclease III, which translates to MYPDAHCELIHSNPFELTIAVLLSAQCTDETVNKVTADLFRKYKRPEDYLAVPLEELQQDIRRIGLYRNKASNIQKLCRMLLDKYDGEVPREHAQLTELPGVGRKTANVVVSNAFGVPAIAVDTHVERVAKRLKLADEQDSVLEVEKKLMRKVPRDEWTLTHHRLIFFGRYHCKAQSPRCEICPLIDCCRVGKARMKATKPRKTGK; encoded by the coding sequence ATGTATCCGGATGCGCATTGCGAGTTGATCCACTCCAATCCGTTCGAATTGACGATTGCCGTCCTGTTGTCGGCCCAATGCACGGACGAGACCGTCAATAAGGTAACCGCGGACTTGTTCCGGAAGTATAAGCGCCCCGAGGATTATTTGGCGGTGCCTCTGGAGGAGCTGCAGCAGGACATCCGGCGCATCGGGCTCTACCGGAACAAGGCAAGCAATATCCAGAAGCTGTGCCGCATGCTGCTCGACAAGTATGACGGCGAGGTGCCGCGGGAGCATGCCCAATTGACCGAGCTTCCCGGCGTCGGGCGCAAGACGGCGAACGTCGTCGTCTCCAATGCGTTCGGCGTGCCCGCGATCGCGGTCGATACGCATGTGGAGCGGGTAGCCAAGCGCTTGAAGCTGGCCGATGAACAGGACAGCGTACTGGAAGTGGAGAAGAAGCTGATGCGCAAAGTTCCGCGGGACGAATGGACGCTTACGCATCATCGGCTTATATTTTTTGGACGTTATCATTGCAAAGCGCAGTCGCCCCGGTGCGAGATCTGTCCTCTCATCGATTGCTGCCGCGTGGGAAAAGCACGTATGAAAGCGACCAAACCAAGAAAGACTGGAAAATAA
- a CDS encoding S-layer homology domain-containing protein: MQSNDTQPKRKFRTLGSALLAVSLTLTSVPMAVMAAESGQEAQKPSASAGVSPMFSDVNLGFWAEKHIHKLAALDILKGNNGKFRPNDDVTQQEAITMAIRFMGLQGELNSSDSVALPADFKVGEIFKPYVVLAFQKGLIDKNEEMANPDPKNSWGEKKATREWITKILVRAVGKEADAKQAKNKQTSFADNSKITPSALGYVNTAVDLKLAAGLNGNKFDPQGKVTRAQLATFFSRGEKIADVKRANESVGYIMALTDKEIRLYGEDGQASAFRLDDKTLYYQADSDKAIKASDLALYTKVRVLGSGGAGAFVELLDNTPQVETSQATLKYAVGSENKLYVKRDGTADLSEIFYDSSTVLKDASGNSIQASQLTEDSVLEIKRETFSSDRKVIEIQVKSGPVNKSDKGTVVAVDATNRSITIKPESGSEETFTVAEDAVVRYKDQLMNGIKDLKPDSTISYVVKNSIVQSIELTQLTEMTVTGRLYEKGAAKTSLTIRKENDKLEAKMLAPNVEIIMEGIKVPTFDDLVAGEFGDRVELTLNSDDLVTKIKVLDRKLETLIGVTVINYDRTNNLLTVMDANKVPYALKLTNETRFERNGDSVYIDDIVSDLREGKKKANIQHTANQALLVQFVNRFEGTFISVSSTAKTVTVKLDNGVPVTLPYKSSTLYVERFDKSSATVADLRSGDYIVAYLTDDQTTVNSLALRTIEQFEVESVDTSRNRIRLRTSGSKVEEFSVGSTSFYDLEGKRIKLADIKPNEYLNVVMDGRNFVEASKVQVTYGRIESIDASTGVMQVRDNQGSASVHQLGKNPVVQVDDSSSTSSINALKTGDRVFVRKNADGLTTINLITGTKRSYWKVSGDQLYVKRSLAENNYIFNMEPNVYVHSKGDKISLSTIKEDTEIMVYLVKNKVVEIERLS, translated from the coding sequence ATGCAATCGAATGATACACAACCAAAGCGCAAGTTCCGTACGCTTGGCAGCGCGCTGCTGGCCGTCTCGCTCACGCTCACTTCCGTGCCAATGGCCGTTATGGCGGCAGAGTCCGGGCAGGAGGCGCAGAAACCGTCTGCATCCGCGGGAGTCAGCCCGATGTTCAGCGATGTTAATCTGGGATTCTGGGCTGAGAAGCATATACATAAGCTTGCAGCCTTGGATATTTTGAAAGGCAACAACGGCAAATTCCGTCCGAATGACGACGTTACCCAGCAAGAGGCAATCACGATGGCGATCCGTTTTATGGGTCTGCAGGGAGAACTGAATTCATCCGATTCGGTTGCTTTGCCAGCCGATTTCAAGGTGGGCGAAATTTTCAAGCCGTATGTCGTGCTGGCTTTCCAGAAGGGGCTTATCGACAAGAACGAGGAGATGGCCAATCCGGATCCAAAGAATAGCTGGGGCGAGAAGAAGGCGACTCGCGAATGGATTACGAAAATCCTCGTTCGCGCCGTCGGGAAGGAAGCGGACGCCAAGCAGGCGAAAAACAAGCAGACCTCTTTCGCGGATAACAGCAAAATCACCCCGTCCGCACTCGGGTATGTCAATACGGCCGTCGATTTGAAGCTGGCAGCCGGTCTGAACGGCAACAAATTCGACCCGCAGGGCAAGGTGACGCGCGCGCAGCTTGCGACCTTTTTCAGCCGCGGGGAGAAGATAGCGGACGTCAAGCGCGCCAATGAATCGGTTGGGTATATTATGGCGCTCACGGATAAGGAAATCCGCTTGTACGGAGAGGACGGCCAGGCTTCGGCGTTCCGACTTGACGACAAGACGCTGTATTACCAGGCCGATTCGGACAAAGCGATCAAGGCATCCGATCTTGCGCTGTACACGAAGGTGCGCGTCCTTGGCAGCGGCGGGGCCGGCGCTTTCGTCGAGCTGCTGGACAATACGCCGCAGGTGGAAACCTCTCAGGCGACGCTGAAATATGCCGTCGGCTCGGAGAACAAGCTGTATGTGAAGCGTGACGGCACAGCGGATTTGAGTGAGATTTTCTATGATTCGTCGACAGTCCTGAAAGACGCAAGCGGGAATTCGATCCAGGCTTCGCAGCTGACGGAGGACAGCGTGCTGGAGATTAAACGGGAAACCTTCTCCTCCGATCGCAAAGTGATCGAGATTCAAGTGAAGTCCGGCCCTGTAAACAAATCGGATAAAGGCACAGTTGTGGCCGTTGACGCGACTAACCGCTCCATTACGATTAAGCCGGAGAGCGGAAGCGAGGAGACCTTCACCGTTGCCGAGGACGCGGTTGTGCGCTACAAGGATCAACTGATGAACGGCATCAAAGATTTGAAGCCGGATTCGACCATCTCCTATGTCGTCAAGAACAGTATCGTGCAGTCGATTGAACTGACTCAATTGACGGAGATGACGGTGACGGGCCGCCTGTACGAGAAGGGGGCCGCGAAGACGAGCTTGACGATCCGCAAGGAGAATGACAAGCTGGAAGCGAAGATGCTTGCGCCGAACGTGGAGATCATTATGGAAGGCATCAAGGTTCCGACATTCGATGATCTGGTTGCCGGAGAATTCGGCGATCGGGTAGAGCTGACGTTGAACAGCGATGATCTGGTCACGAAGATCAAAGTGCTCGATCGGAAGCTGGAGACGCTGATCGGGGTAACGGTTATCAACTATGACCGAACGAACAATCTGTTGACCGTCATGGACGCGAACAAAGTGCCTTACGCCTTGAAATTGACCAACGAGACGCGCTTCGAGCGCAACGGCGATAGCGTGTACATCGATGATATCGTAAGCGACCTGCGGGAGGGCAAGAAGAAAGCGAATATTCAGCATACCGCCAACCAAGCGCTGCTGGTTCAATTCGTCAACAGGTTCGAAGGCACGTTCATTTCAGTAAGCAGCACCGCCAAGACAGTGACTGTGAAGCTGGATAACGGCGTTCCCGTGACGCTCCCTTATAAAAGCAGCACTTTGTATGTGGAGAGATTCGATAAGTCGAGCGCGACGGTGGCCGATCTCCGCAGCGGCGATTATATCGTTGCCTACTTGACGGACGATCAGACAACCGTCAACTCTCTGGCGCTGCGCACCATCGAGCAGTTCGAGGTTGAATCCGTCGATACGTCGCGGAACCGCATCCGTCTGCGCACGTCCGGCTCGAAGGTAGAGGAGTTCAGCGTTGGCAGCACGTCCTTCTATGATCTGGAAGGCAAGAGAATCAAGCTGGCCGATATCAAGCCGAACGAATATCTCAATGTGGTGATGGACGGCCGCAACTTTGTCGAAGCCAGCAAGGTGCAAGTGACCTATGGACGCATCGAATCGATTGACGCCTCTACCGGGGTGATGCAGGTTCGTGATAATCAGGGCAGCGCATCCGTACATCAGCTCGGCAAAAATCCGGTTGTTCAAGTGGATGATTCTTCTTCCACAAGCAGCATCAATGCGCTCAAAACCGGCGATCGGGTCTTTGTGCGCAAGAACGCCGACGGCCTGACCACCATCAATCTGATCACCGGCACGAAGCGGAGCTACTGGAAAGTAAGCGGAGATCAGCTTTACGTCAAGCGTTCGCTTGCGGAGAACAACTATATCTTCAACATGGAGCCAAATGTGTATGTTCATTCCAAAGGCGACAAAATTTCACTGTCCACGATTAAGGAAGACACTGAAATTATGGTCTATCTCGTGAAAAACAAGGTTGTTGAAATCGAAAGATTGTCTTAA
- a CDS encoding GerMN domain-containing protein produces MKNKKWWGLAAIVLSISLVAACGAKPTTNAGQPEVPPSETKTENGAVQEQTPSESNQGEPNKEEPANQEPEKQELSITAYVSDSDLMELKSYSAKIQFADDEEKYREALKALQTSDNPEDNPLWKKIEFKSVKLSDGTLTVDIHIPEDARLGAGGESFAIEALTKTLFQFDEIKAIDLLVDGQAEESMMGHVTLEHPIRRQ; encoded by the coding sequence ATGAAAAATAAAAAGTGGTGGGGATTAGCAGCAATCGTCCTGTCGATCTCTTTGGTTGCCGCTTGCGGCGCCAAGCCGACGACGAATGCCGGTCAGCCGGAGGTTCCTCCGTCCGAGACGAAGACGGAAAACGGGGCCGTTCAAGAGCAGACCCCCTCGGAATCGAATCAGGGCGAACCGAATAAGGAAGAGCCTGCGAACCAAGAGCCGGAGAAGCAGGAGCTGTCGATTACGGCTTATGTGTCCGATAGCGATCTGATGGAATTGAAATCGTACTCCGCCAAGATTCAATTTGCGGATGACGAAGAGAAATATAGAGAAGCGCTGAAGGCGCTCCAGACGTCTGACAACCCGGAAGACAATCCGCTATGGAAAAAAATCGAATTCAAGTCGGTGAAGCTGAGCGACGGCACATTGACCGTTGATATTCATATTCCGGAAGATGCCCGTCTCGGCGCCGGCGGCGAGTCGTTCGCTATCGAAGCGTTGACGAAGACACTGTTCCAGTTCGACGAGATCAAAGCGATTGATTTGCTCGTAGACGGCCAAGCCGAGGAGAGCATGATGGGGCATGTCACCCTGGAGCATCCGATTCGCCGGCAATAA
- a CDS encoding N-acetylmuramoyl-L-alanine amidase family protein, whose product MKKGKKFGVALMLMWLFMLFPQLGQAAPTGALYLDGNSISLPEKITLVHSVTMIPVRVVSEQLGYKVDWDPKAKTVAIYNDSKRLTMAVDQKTATVDDKEVKLDVAPMLQKGTTLVPLRFIGENMGLTVDWDKETKSVYLFTADESSEAVPPTPGTPSGEDANGSGSNSEDGNSDGSVGGVVDPDALITGFSFIDNKLHIAASSNVLPSIMTMDSPDRVVIDFPKAVFSEEFFEKFRFDAGSQGEMEITDYPDVQRIRFAMFSDNPNTVRFVIDLDTPYHGKITYNESGLTTVELVPGKDTSQPKPPIKTDGKYTVVIDAGHGDHDSGAVSVKKRYEKDFNLSLALKVGEILSQDDRFNTVLSREDDTFLELSERAQLANSMNADLFVSIHANSVDNMPHVSGTETYYWRAESKAFAEAMHKQLMEGTQFKDRGVRKANHHVTRETKMPAILLEIGFLTNAAEEAQLFDEQFQQRVAEHIVKGILDYLGLS is encoded by the coding sequence ATGAAAAAAGGAAAAAAATTTGGTGTAGCTCTGATGCTCATGTGGTTGTTCATGCTGTTTCCTCAATTGGGACAAGCCGCTCCGACAGGAGCCTTGTACCTGGATGGCAATTCCATTTCATTGCCGGAAAAGATTACGTTAGTTCATTCGGTCACTATGATTCCGGTTCGCGTCGTGTCGGAACAGTTAGGGTATAAGGTCGATTGGGACCCGAAGGCGAAGACGGTAGCCATATATAATGACAGCAAACGATTGACTATGGCCGTCGATCAGAAGACGGCAACGGTAGATGACAAGGAAGTCAAGCTGGACGTAGCGCCGATGCTTCAAAAGGGCACCACACTTGTGCCGCTGAGGTTCATTGGCGAGAATATGGGATTGACGGTAGATTGGGACAAGGAGACCAAGTCTGTCTATCTGTTCACGGCTGACGAGTCCTCCGAAGCCGTCCCGCCAACGCCGGGTACCCCGAGCGGCGAGGACGCCAATGGGAGCGGATCGAATTCGGAAGACGGAAATTCCGATGGGAGCGTTGGCGGTGTAGTCGACCCTGATGCCCTAATCACAGGTTTTTCATTCATTGATAACAAGTTACATATCGCTGCTTCCAGCAATGTCCTTCCGAGCATTATGACGATGGACTCCCCGGATCGGGTCGTTATCGACTTCCCGAAGGCCGTATTTTCCGAGGAATTTTTTGAGAAATTCCGTTTCGACGCCGGCAGTCAAGGGGAAATGGAAATTACGGACTACCCTGACGTACAGCGAATCCGCTTTGCGATGTTCAGCGACAACCCGAATACGGTCCGCTTCGTCATTGACTTGGACACCCCGTACCACGGGAAGATTACCTATAATGAATCGGGACTGACGACGGTCGAGCTTGTTCCGGGCAAAGACACCTCTCAACCGAAGCCTCCGATTAAGACGGACGGCAAGTATACGGTCGTTATCGACGCCGGACACGGCGATCACGATTCCGGGGCGGTCAGCGTGAAAAAACGGTACGAAAAGGACTTCAATCTGTCGCTTGCTCTGAAGGTTGGCGAGATTTTGAGTCAAGACGACCGGTTCAACACGGTGCTGTCACGCGAGGATGACACGTTCCTGGAGTTAAGTGAACGAGCGCAGCTGGCGAACAGTATGAATGCCGATCTGTTCGTGTCGATTCATGCGAACAGCGTAGACAATATGCCTCACGTGTCGGGCACGGAGACCTATTACTGGCGGGCGGAGAGCAAGGCGTTCGCCGAGGCGATGCACAAGCAGCTGATGGAAGGAACGCAATTCAAAGACCGCGGTGTCCGCAAGGCGAATCATCATGTTACGAGAGAGACGAAAATGCCGGCCATTTTGCTTGAAATCGGGTTTTTGACCAATGCCGCCGAAGAAGCCCAGCTTTTTGACGAACAGTTCCAACAGCGCGTCGCAGAGCATATCGTCAAGGGGATTCTTGACTATTTGGGCTTGTCCTGA
- a CDS encoding MarR family winged helix-turn-helix transcriptional regulator: protein MAGDEDLIQFERLFWRVSRKIQCLRKKKFHDRLSDSQTYILVKLATEGPQKVSGLAESIGITPGGVTSISDKLIANGYAQRKRDEEDRRVVFLEITDKGMDVMRELHRERLEIIRYLFNNLPPDDLQHLNRTYEKLLENLDKYELEMMEE from the coding sequence ATGGCGGGAGATGAGGATCTCATTCAGTTCGAGCGGCTGTTCTGGCGGGTATCCCGCAAGATTCAGTGCCTGCGGAAGAAGAAGTTCCACGATCGCTTGTCGGATTCACAGACTTATATCCTCGTGAAGCTGGCGACCGAAGGACCGCAGAAGGTGTCCGGCCTGGCGGAGTCGATCGGCATTACGCCGGGCGGCGTCACCAGCATTTCCGATAAGCTGATCGCGAACGGTTATGCCCAGCGGAAGCGCGACGAGGAGGATCGCAGAGTCGTCTTCCTGGAGATTACCGACAAAGGCATGGATGTGATGCGAGAGCTTCACCGGGAGCGGCTGGAGATCATCCGTTATCTGTTCAATAACTTGCCGCCAGACGACCTGCAGCATCTCAACCGTACCTATGAGAAGCTGCTGGAGAACCTGGACAAATATGAGCTAGAAATGATGGAAGAGTAA